In a single window of the Bradyrhizobium sp. ORS 285 genome:
- the paaE gene encoding 1,2-phenylacetyl-CoA epoxidase subunit PaaE, which yields MSTTPRFHRLAVRDLRREAPDAVSLTFAIPNELAADYQFAPGQYLTLKTTLGGEEVRRSYSICSGPDDNEIRIAVKRVDGGAFSSFVTDELKRGDEIDVMTPTGRFGVALDPAAARTHVGFAAGSGITPILSIVKAVLAREPDSRFFLFYGNRTTAGMLFREQLEELKDRFLQRFSVFHVISGEEQDLPILHGRLDGEKVRVLLRSLVPAESVDHVFICGPTGMSEDIESACRALGIADDRVHVERFVSGAGGKPRPKMVVPDSAPPKAIAALIIDGKRREVPVAEGEAILDAALRAGVDLPFACKGGMCSTCRAKLVDGKAEMELNYSLEPWELQAGFVLTCQAKPVTERVVVDYDHV from the coding sequence ATGTCGACAACGCCGCGCTTTCACCGCCTTGCCGTTCGTGATTTGCGCCGCGAGGCGCCGGATGCGGTGTCGCTGACTTTTGCCATTCCGAACGAGTTGGCCGCGGACTATCAGTTCGCGCCCGGGCAATATCTCACGCTGAAGACCACGCTCGGCGGCGAAGAGGTCCGGCGCTCCTATTCGATCTGCTCCGGCCCCGACGACAACGAAATCCGCATCGCGGTGAAGCGGGTCGATGGCGGCGCGTTCTCCAGCTTCGTCACCGACGAGTTGAAGCGCGGCGACGAGATCGACGTGATGACGCCGACCGGCCGTTTCGGCGTGGCGCTCGATCCGGCAGCCGCGCGCACCCATGTCGGCTTCGCGGCGGGATCGGGCATCACGCCGATCCTGTCGATCGTGAAGGCCGTGCTCGCGCGCGAGCCGGACAGCCGCTTCTTCCTGTTCTACGGCAACCGCACCACCGCCGGCATGCTGTTCCGCGAGCAGCTCGAGGAGCTGAAGGACCGTTTCCTCCAGCGCTTCTCGGTGTTCCACGTCATCTCCGGCGAGGAGCAGGACCTGCCGATCCTGCACGGCCGTCTTGATGGCGAGAAGGTGCGCGTGCTCTTGCGTTCGCTGGTGCCGGCGGAGAGCGTCGACCACGTCTTCATTTGCGGTCCCACCGGGATGAGCGAGGACATTGAGTCCGCCTGCCGCGCGCTGGGGATCGCCGATGACCGCGTTCATGTCGAGCGCTTCGTCTCCGGCGCCGGCGGCAAGCCGCGGCCGAAGATGGTCGTTCCCGACTCGGCGCCGCCCAAGGCGATCGCCGCTTTGATCATCGACGGCAAGCGCCGCGAGGTCCCGGTCGCCGAGGGTGAGGCCATTCTGGACGCTGCGTTGCGTGCCGGCGTCGATCTGCCGTTCGCCTGCAAGGGCGGCATGTGCTCCACCTGCCGCGCCAAGCTGGTCGACGGCAAGGCCGAGATGGAGCTGAACTACTCGCTCGAGCCCTGGGAGCTGCAGGCCGGCTTCGTGCTGACCTGCCAGGCGAAGCCGGTGACGGAGCGGGTGGTGGTGGACTACGATCATGTGTGA
- the paaD gene encoding 1,2-phenylacetyl-CoA epoxidase subunit PaaD, which produces MVVADISPAELRQRAWEAAASVADPEIPVLTIDDLGVLREVEVVGDRVEVAITPTYSGCPAMNMIALEIELALERAGFRGASVRTVLSPAWTTDWMSEEGRRKLRDYGIAPPRPSSGRRALFGVAEVACPQCGSDDTEQLAEFGSTSCKALWRCKACREPFDYFKCH; this is translated from the coding sequence GTGGTAGTCGCCGACATCAGCCCGGCCGAACTGCGCCAGCGCGCCTGGGAGGCGGCGGCGTCGGTGGCCGATCCGGAGATTCCGGTGCTGACGATCGACGATCTCGGCGTGCTGCGCGAGGTCGAAGTGGTCGGCGACCGCGTCGAGGTCGCGATCACGCCGACCTATTCGGGTTGCCCGGCCATGAACATGATCGCGCTGGAGATCGAGCTCGCGCTGGAGCGCGCCGGTTTTCGCGGGGCCAGCGTCCGCACCGTGCTGTCGCCGGCCTGGACCACGGATTGGATGAGCGAAGAGGGGCGCCGCAAGCTGCGCGACTACGGCATCGCGCCGCCGCGGCCGTCGAGCGGCCGCCGCGCGCTGTTCGGCGTCGCCGAGGTGGCGTGCCCGCAATGCGGCTCGGATGACACCGAGCAACTCGCCGAGTTCGGCTCGACCTCCTGCAAGGCGCTGTGGCGCTGCAAAGCGTGCCGCGAGCCGTTCGATTATTTCAAGTGCCACTGA
- the paaC gene encoding 1,2-phenylacetyl-CoA epoxidase subunit PaaC: MTAPSIIVSETPLVLYTLRRADDALILGHRLSEWCGHAPMLEEDMALSNMALDLIGQARELYGYAAKVEGRDNDEDKLAYLRDVRQYRNLLLVERPNGDFAQTMVRQLFYAAFADLYWRGMMGSTDATLAAIAAKSEKEFAYHLRHSSEWVIRLGDGTDESHRRAQGAVDELWAFTGEMFSVDDSERGLIDAGIAIDPTMLLPEWLAIVSHVVREATLVLPEHDWMQQGGRDGRHSEHLGHLLSELQHMQRSFPGVTW, from the coding sequence ATGACCGCACCCTCGATCATCGTCTCCGAAACGCCGCTGGTGCTCTACACCTTGCGCCGTGCCGACGACGCGCTGATCCTCGGGCATCGCCTGTCCGAATGGTGCGGCCATGCGCCCATGCTCGAAGAGGACATGGCGCTCTCGAACATGGCGCTCGACCTGATCGGACAGGCGCGCGAGCTCTATGGCTATGCGGCGAAGGTCGAAGGCCGCGACAATGACGAGGACAAGCTCGCTTATCTTCGCGACGTCAGGCAGTACCGCAATCTGCTGCTGGTCGAGCGGCCCAATGGCGACTTCGCGCAGACGATGGTGCGGCAGCTGTTCTACGCAGCGTTCGCCGATCTGTATTGGCGCGGCATGATGGGTTCGACCGATGCGACCCTCGCGGCCATCGCGGCCAAGTCGGAGAAGGAGTTCGCCTATCATCTGCGCCATTCCAGCGAATGGGTGATCCGGCTCGGCGATGGCACCGATGAGAGCCACCGCCGCGCGCAAGGAGCGGTCGATGAACTCTGGGCTTTCACCGGCGAGATGTTCAGCGTCGACGATAGCGAGCGCGGTTTGATCGACGCCGGAATCGCGATCGATCCGACGATGCTGCTGCCGGAATGGCTGGCGATCGTCTCGCATGTCGTGCGCGAGGCGACGCTGGTGCTGCCCGAGCACGACTGGATGCAGCAGGGCGGCCGCGACGGCCGCCACAGCGAGCATCTCGGCCATCTCCTCAGCGAACTGCAACACATGCAGCGCAGCTTCCCCGGTGTGACGTGGTAG
- the paaB gene encoding 1,2-phenylacetyl-CoA epoxidase subunit PaaB has product MATPNTPLWEVFIRSRNGLAHKHCGSLHAPDATMALQAARDLYTRRGEGLSIWVVPSSAITASDPADKGMMFEPAETKIYRHPTFYEVPEEVGHM; this is encoded by the coding sequence ATGGCAACGCCGAACACGCCGTTGTGGGAGGTCTTCATCCGCAGCCGCAACGGGCTTGCGCACAAGCATTGCGGCTCGCTGCACGCGCCGGACGCGACCATGGCGCTGCAGGCCGCGCGCGACCTCTACACCCGCCGCGGCGAGGGCCTGTCGATCTGGGTGGTGCCGTCGAGCGCCATCACCGCGTCCGATCCGGCTGACAAGGGCATGATGTTCGAGCCGGCGGAGACGAAGATCTATCGTCACCCGACGTTCTACGAAGTGCCCGAGGAAGTCGGGCACATGTAG
- the paaA gene encoding 1,2-phenylacetyl-CoA epoxidase subunit PaaA, with protein MYTQALNSPEEGSLAEDAVRAQRFQARIDAEERIEPNDWMPAAYRKTLVRQISQHAHSEIVGMLPEGNWITRAPSLRRKAALLAKVQDECGHGLYLYAAAETLGASREELVDAMLAGKAKYSSIFNYPTLTWADIGVIGWLVDGAAIMNQIPLCRCSYGPYARAMIRVCKEESFHQRQGYEIMLTLCRGTAEQKAMAQDALNRWWWPVLMMFGPPDQASQHSDTSTKWKIKRFSNDELRQKFIDATVPQAQYLGLTMPDPEMKQDDQGHWRHGPIDWNEFKQVLAGNGPCNRDRLAARRKAHADGAWVREAAAAYAEKRARRPTAQAAE; from the coding sequence ATGTATACGCAGGCGCTTAATTCGCCCGAGGAGGGCAGCCTCGCCGAGGACGCCGTGCGCGCCCAACGCTTTCAGGCCCGCATCGATGCCGAGGAGCGCATCGAGCCGAACGACTGGATGCCGGCGGCCTATCGCAAAACGCTGGTGCGGCAGATCTCCCAGCACGCTCATTCCGAAATTGTCGGCATGCTGCCCGAGGGCAATTGGATCACGCGCGCGCCGAGCCTGCGCCGCAAGGCTGCGCTGCTCGCCAAGGTCCAGGACGAATGCGGCCACGGCCTCTATCTCTACGCCGCCGCCGAGACGCTCGGCGCCTCGCGGGAGGAATTGGTCGACGCGATGCTCGCCGGCAAGGCCAAGTACTCCTCGATCTTCAATTACCCGACGCTCACCTGGGCGGACATCGGCGTGATCGGCTGGCTCGTCGACGGCGCCGCGATCATGAATCAGATCCCGCTGTGCCGCTGCTCCTACGGGCCCTATGCGCGCGCGATGATCCGCGTCTGCAAGGAAGAGTCGTTCCACCAGCGCCAGGGCTACGAGATCATGCTCACGCTGTGCCGTGGCACGGCGGAGCAGAAGGCGATGGCGCAGGATGCGCTGAACCGATGGTGGTGGCCGGTGCTGATGATGTTCGGCCCCCCTGATCAAGCCAGCCAGCACAGCGACACCTCGACCAAGTGGAAGATCAAGCGCTTCTCGAATGACGAGCTGCGCCAGAAGTTCATCGATGCCACCGTGCCTCAGGCGCAGTACCTCGGGCTGACGATGCCTGATCCCGAGATGAAGCAGGACGACCAGGGCCATTGGCGGCACGGCCCGATCGACTGGAACGAGTTCAAGCAGGTGCTGGCTGGCAACGGCCCGTGCAACCGCGATCGGCTGGCGGCGCGCCGCAAGGCGCATGCCGACGGCGCCTGGGTGCGCGAGGCGGCCGCAGCCTATGCCGAGAAGCGCGCGCGGCGTCCGACGGCGCAAGCTGCCGAATAG
- the paaX gene encoding phenylacetic acid degradation operon negative regulatory protein PaaX, with protein MPQPLSRIVNELKSEPSRTGSLIITVFGDAIVPRGGSVWLGTLLAFFEGLAIDGSVVRTAMSRLTAEGWFERTKSGRNSFYRLTRRGEQTFAGATRHIYDSPPAEWNGSFELVLIGSTEDREQARTALRDAGFGSPLPGVFVAPSSIAVPDAVEGAIRLQASAGSDMARRLVAESWALERAAEAYRKFSASFAPLKASIERGEALTDGQAFTARILLIHHYRRIVLRDPLLPAELLPGNWPGRQARALCGEIYRLLLPGAERWLDAHATNEDGPLPAAGAALMRRFADADEAR; from the coding sequence ATGCCGCAGCCGCTGTCCCGCATCGTCAACGAGTTGAAGAGCGAGCCGTCGCGCACGGGATCGCTGATCATCACGGTGTTCGGCGACGCCATCGTGCCGCGCGGCGGCAGCGTCTGGCTGGGCACTCTGCTCGCCTTCTTCGAAGGGCTCGCGATCGACGGCAGCGTCGTTCGCACCGCGATGTCGCGGCTGACCGCGGAGGGCTGGTTCGAGCGCACCAAAAGCGGCCGCAATAGCTTCTATCGCCTGACCCGGCGCGGCGAGCAGACCTTCGCTGGCGCCACCCGGCACATCTACGATTCGCCGCCGGCCGAATGGAACGGCAGCTTCGAGCTGGTGCTGATCGGCAGCACTGAGGATCGCGAGCAGGCGCGCACTGCGCTGCGCGACGCCGGCTTCGGCAGCCCGCTGCCCGGCGTGTTCGTCGCGCCCTCGAGCATCGCCGTGCCCGACGCCGTGGAGGGAGCGATCCGTCTGCAGGCCTCCGCCGGCTCCGACATGGCGCGGCGGCTGGTTGCCGAAAGCTGGGCGCTGGAGCGCGCGGCGGAGGCCTACCGCAAGTTCAGCGCGTCCTTCGCGCCGCTCAAGGCCAGCATCGAACGCGGCGAGGCGCTGACCGACGGCCAGGCCTTCACCGCGCGGATCCTGCTGATCCACCACTATCGCCGTATCGTGCTGCGCGATCCGCTGCTGCCGGCCGAGCTGCTGCCCGGGAACTGGCCGGGGCGGCAGGCGCGGGCGCTGTGCGGTGAGATCTACCGGCTGCTGCTGCCCGGCGCCGAGCGCTGGCTCGATGCGCACGCCACCAACGAGGACGGGCCGTTGCCGGCGGCCGGCGCGGCCCTGATGCGGCGGTTCGCCGACGCGGATGAGGCGCGTTGA
- a CDS encoding phasin — protein MTTETNKVFETVKDAFAPMTDALKNLQTMEVPESAREFVKKTASTAKERAAEALAGSEKVTSAIETAVFDGVTEAGKISRNIQQALYQDTEAFFDGLDRLASAKSISEAVAIQGELARARGEALVARAKSTSEYVGKLVTEGAKVAQENMAKAYNKTA, from the coding sequence ATGACCACCGAGACCAACAAAGTGTTCGAAACCGTCAAGGACGCCTTTGCGCCGATGACGGACGCGCTTAAGAACCTGCAGACTATGGAAGTGCCGGAGTCCGCGCGGGAGTTCGTCAAGAAGACCGCGTCGACCGCCAAGGAGCGCGCTGCGGAGGCCCTCGCCGGCTCCGAGAAGGTGACCTCGGCGATCGAGACCGCCGTGTTCGACGGCGTCACCGAGGCCGGCAAGATCAGCCGCAACATCCAGCAGGCGCTGTACCAGGACACCGAGGCATTCTTCGACGGCCTCGACAGACTGGCCTCCGCCAAGTCGATCAGCGAAGCCGTTGCGATCCAGGGTGAGCTCGCCCGTGCCCGCGGCGAGGCGCTCGTCGCCCGCGCCAAGTCGACCAGCGAGTATGTCGGCAAGCTCGTCACCGAGGGCGCCAAGGTTGCCCAGGAGAACATGGCGAAGGCCTACAACAAGACCGCCTGA
- a CDS encoding alpha/beta fold hydrolase, whose protein sequence is MTATAHQPPQIARANGIDICYETFGDPTAPPLLLIMGLGGQMIIWYDEFCEQLASRGFHVIRFDNRDVGQSSKLHGGRRLTPFELLKLRFFNIPVAAPYKLLDMAKDTVGLMDALDIKSAHLVGASMGGMIAQEIAISFPHRMRSLTSIMSTTGNPRLPPPTREVAMMLMAPPPKTKDEYIRRFLRTWKVLRAGSFPEDEARDVALAERCFARGTSPAGVGRQLRAILASGSRKPRLHAVTAPTLVIHGKVDPLVHHTAGKDTAESIPNARLLMLDQMGHAIPTPTWPVIIDAIAEHAHSANAEAA, encoded by the coding sequence GTGACAGCCACCGCTCATCAGCCGCCGCAGATCGCGCGCGCCAACGGTATCGACATCTGCTACGAGACGTTCGGCGATCCCACGGCGCCCCCGCTCCTGCTGATCATGGGCTTGGGCGGCCAGATGATCATCTGGTACGACGAGTTCTGCGAGCAGCTCGCAAGCCGCGGCTTCCACGTCATCCGCTTCGACAACCGCGACGTCGGCCAATCCAGCAAGCTGCATGGCGGACGCCGGCTGACGCCGTTCGAGCTACTCAAGCTGCGCTTCTTCAACATTCCGGTCGCAGCGCCCTACAAGCTGCTCGACATGGCCAAGGACACGGTCGGGCTGATGGACGCGCTCGACATCAAGTCGGCGCATCTGGTCGGCGCGTCCATGGGCGGCATGATCGCCCAGGAGATCGCGATCAGCTTCCCGCACCGGATGCGCTCGCTGACCTCGATCATGTCGACCACCGGCAACCCGCGCCTGCCGCCGCCGACCCGCGAGGTCGCGATGATGCTGATGGCGCCGCCGCCCAAGACCAAGGACGAGTACATCAGGCGCTTCCTGAGGACATGGAAGGTGCTGCGTGCCGGCTCGTTCCCCGAGGATGAGGCCCGCGACGTGGCGCTGGCCGAGCGCTGTTTCGCTCGCGGCACCAGCCCCGCCGGTGTCGGCCGCCAGCTGCGCGCCATTCTCGCCTCCGGCAGCCGCAAGCCGCGGCTGCACGCGGTCACGGCACCCACGCTGGTGATCCACGGCAAGGTCGACCCGCTGGTGCATCACACCGCGGGCAAGGACACCGCGGAGTCGATTCCCAACGCCAGGCTGCTGATGCTCGACCAGATGGGACATGCGATCCCGACACCGACCTGGCCTGTGATTATCGACGCGATCGCCGAGCACGCGCATAGCGCGAATGCGGAGGCGGCGTAG
- a CDS encoding alpha/beta fold hydrolase has translation MSDPAGMPPLQFALTNGIRMGFYEAGPATDKPPIILCHGWPEIAFSWRHQIRALAEVGIRVIAPDQRGYGATDRPEPVEAYDLEHLTADLVGLLDHLSIDKAIFVGHDWGGFVVWQMPLRYPDRVAGVVGINTPHLPRAPADPIAIMRKRFGDLMYIVQFQDPAREPDRIFASRVEQTFDAFMRKPLPRNDPPSTEPPAGGIAASPSLNLAFPQMIAAYDAAKDARQPILSEAEKRVFVETFSRTGFTGGINWYRNMTRNWQRSEGLDHTVRVPSLMIMAENDAVLPPSAADGMEKLVPDLEKHLVRDSGHWTQQEQPVEVSAKLIEWRRRRFG, from the coding sequence ATGAGCGATCCGGCCGGAATGCCGCCGCTGCAGTTCGCGCTGACGAACGGCATACGGATGGGCTTCTACGAGGCGGGCCCCGCGACGGACAAGCCGCCGATCATCCTCTGCCACGGCTGGCCCGAGATCGCCTTCTCCTGGCGCCACCAGATCAGGGCGCTTGCGGAGGTCGGTATCCGCGTCATCGCGCCCGACCAGCGCGGCTATGGCGCAACCGACCGGCCGGAGCCGGTCGAGGCCTACGATCTCGAACATCTCACCGCGGATCTCGTCGGCCTGCTCGATCATCTCAGCATCGACAAGGCGATCTTCGTCGGCCACGACTGGGGCGGCTTCGTCGTCTGGCAGATGCCGCTGCGATACCCCGACCGCGTCGCCGGTGTGGTCGGCATCAACACGCCGCATCTGCCGCGCGCGCCGGCCGATCCGATCGCGATCATGCGCAAGCGCTTCGGCGACCTGATGTACATCGTGCAGTTTCAGGATCCCGCGCGCGAGCCCGACCGCATCTTCGCCAGCCGCGTCGAGCAGACCTTCGACGCCTTCATGCGCAAGCCGCTGCCGCGCAACGACCCGCCGTCGACCGAGCCGCCGGCCGGCGGCATCGCGGCGTCGCCGTCGCTGAACCTCGCGTTCCCGCAGATGATCGCGGCTTATGACGCGGCCAAGGATGCGCGACAGCCGATCCTGTCGGAGGCGGAAAAGCGGGTGTTCGTCGAGACGTTCTCGCGCACCGGCTTCACCGGCGGCATCAATTGGTATCGCAACATGACCCGCAACTGGCAGCGCTCGGAAGGGCTCGACCACACCGTGCGCGTGCCCTCGCTGATGATCATGGCCGAGAACGACGCCGTGCTGCCGCCGTCCGCGGCCGACGGGATGGAGAAGCTGGTGCCGGACCTGGAGAAGCACCTCGTCCGCGACAGCGGCCATTGGACCCAGCAGGAGCAGCCGGTGGAGGTCAGCGCGAAGCTGATCGAATGGCGGCGGCGGAGGTTCGGGTAG
- a CDS encoding DUF6489 family protein: MKVNIEIDCTPLEARQFFGLPDVGPMQSAVMDRLQHQMTSNIDKLTPEAIMQSWFTFDPRLAERFQDLMLTMTGLGGSRSSDKKSA; the protein is encoded by the coding sequence ATGAAAGTCAATATCGAGATCGATTGCACCCCGCTCGAGGCGCGGCAGTTTTTCGGACTTCCCGACGTCGGTCCGATGCAGTCGGCGGTGATGGACCGGCTGCAGCACCAGATGACCAGCAATATCGACAAGCTGACGCCCGAGGCGATCATGCAGAGCTGGTTCACCTTCGATCCGCGCTTGGCCGAGCGGTTTCAGGACCTGATGCTGACCATGACGGGGCTCGGCGGCAGCCGGTCGAGCGACAAGAAGTCGGCCTGA
- a CDS encoding ABC transporter substrate-binding protein — protein sequence MSGRKSLLIAAAVAFVGFAMPASAQTLRYANQGTLKSLDPYTFKESTTIAHHAHVYEGLTARDKDLKIIPGLAESWETPEPTRWRFHLRKGVKFHNGEPFTADDVIFSADRVRATGSNFLSNVPPDAKFIKVDDYTVDVKLDAPNPILISQWDTWFIMSKKWCEENNSVAPTPVSATTPSFASLHENGTGPFIIESHQPGVKTVFKVNPNWWGKPEHNLKEIVFTTISSDATRVAALLSGEVDIIEPVPVQDIGRVDSSPNAQVLKGPELRTIFLGMDETRDELLYSNIKGKNPFKDIRVREAFYKAIDVELIKTRVMRGLSTPSALMVAPQLYALSKDFTRPKYDPDAAKKLLTEAGYPDGFEVGMDCPNDRYVNDAAICQAVVGMLARIGVKVNLNAQPKAQYFAKVLKPGGYNTSFFLLGWTPSSMDSHNVMHDIMGCRDDAKDPTRGEANLGNYCNKEFDALTDKVLVEADPAKRDQLIKQAFEIGIKDYGYIPLHQQAVAWGVSKKVKIPLRADNAVLMFWANKTE from the coding sequence ATGTCGGGACGCAAATCCCTGCTGATCGCGGCAGCGGTCGCATTCGTCGGCTTCGCCATGCCGGCCTCGGCGCAGACCCTGCGCTACGCCAACCAGGGTACCCTGAAGTCGCTCGATCCTTATACCTTCAAGGAATCGACCACGATTGCGCATCACGCCCATGTCTATGAGGGTCTCACCGCGCGCGACAAGGATCTCAAGATCATCCCGGGCCTGGCGGAAAGCTGGGAAACACCCGAGCCGACCCGCTGGCGCTTTCATCTGCGCAAGGGCGTCAAGTTCCACAATGGTGAACCCTTCACCGCCGACGACGTGATCTTCTCCGCCGACCGCGTCCGCGCCACCGGCTCGAACTTCTTGTCGAACGTTCCGCCCGACGCAAAATTCATCAAGGTCGACGACTACACCGTCGACGTGAAGCTCGATGCGCCCAATCCCATCCTGATCTCGCAGTGGGATACGTGGTTCATCATGAGCAAGAAGTGGTGCGAGGAGAACAACTCGGTCGCGCCGACGCCGGTCTCGGCAACCACGCCGAGCTTCGCCTCGCTGCACGAGAACGGCACCGGACCCTTCATCATCGAGAGCCATCAGCCGGGCGTGAAGACCGTCTTCAAGGTCAATCCGAACTGGTGGGGCAAGCCCGAGCATAACCTCAAGGAGATCGTGTTCACGACCATCTCCTCGGATGCCACGCGCGTCGCGGCGCTGTTGTCCGGCGAGGTCGACATCATCGAGCCGGTTCCGGTGCAGGACATCGGCCGCGTCGATTCCAGCCCGAACGCGCAGGTGCTCAAGGGACCGGAGTTGCGCACGATCTTCCTCGGCATGGACGAGACGCGCGACGAGCTGCTCTACTCCAACATCAAGGGCAAGAACCCGTTCAAGGACATCCGCGTCCGCGAGGCCTTCTACAAGGCCATCGACGTCGAGCTGATCAAGACGCGCGTCATGCGCGGCCTGTCGACGCCGTCGGCGCTGATGGTCGCCCCGCAGCTCTATGCGCTGTCGAAGGATTTCACCCGTCCGAAATATGATCCGGACGCGGCCAAGAAGCTGCTGACCGAGGCCGGCTATCCCGACGGCTTCGAGGTCGGCATGGACTGCCCGAACGACCGCTACGTCAACGACGCCGCGATCTGCCAGGCCGTGGTCGGCATGCTCGCCCGCATCGGCGTCAAGGTGAACCTGAACGCGCAGCCCAAGGCGCAGTATTTCGCCAAGGTGCTGAAGCCGGGCGGCTACAACACATCGTTCTTCCTGCTCGGCTGGACGCCGTCGTCGATGGACTCCCACAACGTGATGCACGACATCATGGGCTGCCGTGACGACGCCAAGGATCCGACCCGCGGTGAGGCCAATCTCGGCAACTACTGCAACAAGGAGTTCGACGCGCTGACCGACAAGGTCCTGGTCGAAGCCGACCCGGCCAAGCGCGATCAGCTGATCAAGCAGGCGTTCGAGATCGGCATCAAGGACTACGGCTACATCCCGCTGCATCAGCAGGCTGTGGCCTGGGGCGTGTCGAAGAAGGTCAAGATCCCGCTGCGCGCCGACAACGCCGTGCTGATGTTCTGGGCCAACAAGACCGAGTAG
- a CDS encoding ABC transporter permease: MLAFTLRRAIQAIGVMIAVGIIAFAMFRFAGDPVSQLVAIDASSAERAQIRQSLGLDDPFIVQFGRYLFDAAQFKFGVSYQFRQPVSDLLKERMPATLELAVCATILALFFGIIMGVFSALRRESLMAKLFQMVSLIGISLPTFLIGILLIYLFSVTLGWLPSFGRGDVVKLGWWSTGLLTLSGWKALIMPSITLGLFQMTLIMRLVRAEMLEVLRTDYIRFARARGLTTRAIHFGHALRNTLVPVITVVGLQFGSVIAFSIITEQVFQWPGMGLLFVQAVQNVDIPIMAAYLMMVSLIFVTINLVVDILYTVVDPRLRATISRPA, encoded by the coding sequence ATGCTCGCCTTCACGCTTCGCCGAGCAATTCAGGCCATCGGCGTCATGATCGCCGTCGGGATCATCGCGTTCGCGATGTTCCGCTTCGCCGGCGACCCGGTCAGCCAGCTCGTGGCGATCGACGCATCGTCGGCGGAACGCGCCCAGATCCGCCAGTCCCTCGGACTCGACGATCCCTTCATCGTGCAGTTCGGGCGCTATCTGTTCGATGCCGCGCAGTTCAAGTTCGGTGTCTCCTACCAGTTCCGGCAGCCCGTCTCCGATCTCCTCAAGGAGCGCATGCCGGCGACCCTGGAGCTCGCGGTCTGCGCCACGATCCTCGCGCTGTTCTTCGGCATCATCATGGGCGTGTTCTCGGCGCTGCGCCGCGAGTCCCTGATGGCGAAGCTGTTCCAGATGGTGTCGCTGATCGGCATCTCCTTGCCGACGTTCCTGATCGGCATCCTCCTGATCTATCTGTTCTCGGTGACGCTCGGCTGGCTGCCCTCCTTCGGCCGCGGCGACGTCGTGAAGCTCGGCTGGTGGTCGACCGGCCTGCTCACGCTCTCCGGCTGGAAGGCGCTGATCATGCCCTCGATCACGCTCGGCCTGTTCCAGATGACGCTGATCATGCGGCTGGTCCGCGCCGAGATGCTCGAGGTGCTGCGCACCGACTACATCCGCTTCGCCCGCGCCCGCGGGCTGACCACGCGCGCCATCCATTTCGGCCATGCGCTGCGCAACACGCTGGTTCCGGTCATCACGGTGGTCGGCCTGCAGTTCGGCTCGGTCATCGCCTTCTCGATCATCACCGAGCAAGTGTTCCAATGGCCGGGCATGGGCCTGTTGTTCGTGCAGGCGGTGCAGAACGTCGACATCCCGATCATGGCGGCCTACCTGATGATGGTGTCGCTGATCTTCGTCACCATCAATCTCGTGGTTGATATCCTCTACACCGTGGTCGATCCGCGCCTGCGCGCGACCATCAGCCGTCCGGCCTGA